A section of the Telopea speciosissima isolate NSW1024214 ecotype Mountain lineage chromosome 3, Tspe_v1, whole genome shotgun sequence genome encodes:
- the LOC122653648 gene encoding uncharacterized protein LOC122653648 isoform X1: MAFVTLNFRSLVINFSSAPAIVFNRNSYPIPHTLHLKRFQKKSRQNRPLTVSFALAESESPGSLNAQSLLQELADSFVLPPDYLAQLPDDLRIDLNDAAFDLSNGPVLDECGQELGEILLNLSRSWELADTSTSCSIVSKLPSLEASLTNNAKSAFGKRLVSAGRRFQSMGQYGQGELQRIAKVMIKTGRLLSANPMTTTDEQPKQESRMFKFGELQVELTSNGANIGAAIGFAFGILSWELSQGIQSIPESSLQYANDNALLLAKSLRGALLAICYSSTLLSAFASVGLILLGIQLKSKEQQ; this comes from the exons ATGGCTTTTGTCACTCTCAATTTCCGTTCCCTCGTCATCAATTTCTCTTCCGCTCCAGCCATCGTCTTTAACCGGAATTCCTATCCAATTCCTCACACGCTTCATCTCAAACGTTTCCAGAAGAAATCCCGCCAAAATAGACCCCTAACCGTCTCATTTGCACTTGCAGAATCAGAATCTCCAGGGTCACTCAATGCCCAATCTCTCCTCCAAGAACTCGCC GATAGTTTTGTTCTTCCACCTGATTACTTGGCACAGCTCCCGGACGATCTTCGTATCGAC CTGAATGATGCTGCTTTCGATCTTTCCAATGGACCTGTTCTTGATGAG tgTGGTCAAGAGCTGGGAGAGATATTGCTGAACCTATCTCGATCATGGGAACTAGCTGATACATCAACATCATGTAGTATAGTGAGCAAGCTTCCTTCTTTGGAGGCCTCCTTGACAAACAATGCCAAATCAG CATTTGGCAAGCGTTTGGTATCTGCTGGCAGGAGATTTCAATCTATGGGACAGTATGGTCAAGGCGAGCTTCAAAGG ATAGCCAAAGTAATGATTAAGACTGGAAGGCTACTGTCTGCCAACCCAATGACTACTACGGATGAACAACCCAAACAAGAAAGTAGGATGTTCAAG TTTGGAGAACTACAGGTTGAATTAACTTCAAACGGTGCCAATATTGGAGCAGCAATTGGTTTTGCTTTTGG GATTCTCTCATGGGAATTAAGCCAAGGTATTCAAAGCATACCAGAGAGCTCTCTGCAGTATGCAAATGATAATGCGTTACTACTAGCTAAG TCACTGAGGGGCGCCCTACTTGCAATTTGTTATTCATCCACTCTCTTGTCCGCCTTTGCTTCTGTGGGACTCATCTTACTCGGAATACAGCTAAAGTCGAAAGAGCAGCAGTGA
- the LOC122653648 gene encoding uncharacterized protein LOC122653648 isoform X2, whose amino-acid sequence MAFVTLNFRSLVINFSSAPAIVFNRNSYPIPHTLHLKRFQKKSRQNRPLTVSFALAESESPGSLNAQSLLQELADSFVLPPDYLAQLPDDLRIDCGQELGEILLNLSRSWELADTSTSCSIVSKLPSLEASLTNNAKSAFGKRLVSAGRRFQSMGQYGQGELQRIAKVMIKTGRLLSANPMTTTDEQPKQESRMFKFGELQVELTSNGANIGAAIGFAFGILSWELSQGIQSIPESSLQYANDNALLLAKSLRGALLAICYSSTLLSAFASVGLILLGIQLKSKEQQ is encoded by the exons ATGGCTTTTGTCACTCTCAATTTCCGTTCCCTCGTCATCAATTTCTCTTCCGCTCCAGCCATCGTCTTTAACCGGAATTCCTATCCAATTCCTCACACGCTTCATCTCAAACGTTTCCAGAAGAAATCCCGCCAAAATAGACCCCTAACCGTCTCATTTGCACTTGCAGAATCAGAATCTCCAGGGTCACTCAATGCCCAATCTCTCCTCCAAGAACTCGCC GATAGTTTTGTTCTTCCACCTGATTACTTGGCACAGCTCCCGGACGATCTTCGTATCGAC tgTGGTCAAGAGCTGGGAGAGATATTGCTGAACCTATCTCGATCATGGGAACTAGCTGATACATCAACATCATGTAGTATAGTGAGCAAGCTTCCTTCTTTGGAGGCCTCCTTGACAAACAATGCCAAATCAG CATTTGGCAAGCGTTTGGTATCTGCTGGCAGGAGATTTCAATCTATGGGACAGTATGGTCAAGGCGAGCTTCAAAGG ATAGCCAAAGTAATGATTAAGACTGGAAGGCTACTGTCTGCCAACCCAATGACTACTACGGATGAACAACCCAAACAAGAAAGTAGGATGTTCAAG TTTGGAGAACTACAGGTTGAATTAACTTCAAACGGTGCCAATATTGGAGCAGCAATTGGTTTTGCTTTTGG GATTCTCTCATGGGAATTAAGCCAAGGTATTCAAAGCATACCAGAGAGCTCTCTGCAGTATGCAAATGATAATGCGTTACTACTAGCTAAG TCACTGAGGGGCGCCCTACTTGCAATTTGTTATTCATCCACTCTCTTGTCCGCCTTTGCTTCTGTGGGACTCATCTTACTCGGAATACAGCTAAAGTCGAAAGAGCAGCAGTGA